A region of the Bacillus sp. NP247 genome:
CGTAATAACCGCCGCTATATTTTCTACCTTATGTAAAAGTTCAGCGTCTTCCGCAGAACGAAGTAACACTATTTTTGGATATTCCTCAGCTTTATAGCCCTCTATTAAAATCGTATCCACTTCAAAAAATTCGTACAAGCGAATAATTTCTTGCAAGGACCATTCATCTCGTAAAGAGGACAGAGATAGTAATCCAGCGCCTTCTACACTACTTACTACAGCACCAGCTTTTCGGTGTCTTTCACTATCTTTTTGCGCTACTTCAGGAAAGCCCCCGTGACCATGATGTTTAATTGTAGCAACCTTTATTTCTCTTTCAGCTAATGCATGTACCATCTTCTCCACAAGTGTTGTTTTCCCGCTATTTTGATACCCTACTATTTGTAAGATTGAAGAGGCTTTGCCCACGGCCAATCACTTCCCTCAGAGCATTCTAACAATAATACAGACACTTTCATTCCTGCTTCAAATCCTCTCGTCCCTCCAGGCAGCACGATAAACGCATTTGCATCCGCAAGTGAAGATACCGCACTCGATTTATCTAAGCCGACTGGCGTTACTTGCAATGAACCATTGACGATAGTTACTTTCGCTCTTACGAAACGAGTAAACGGATTTGGTTTCGGAAAATCTTTTTGCAAAATAGCATCAGCTCTATATACGTGGGGCTCCTTCGCATGCAAATACGTTTTCATAATTGGATGCACAAATAATTCGAAACCTACATAACAAGCTGACGGATTACCTGATAAACCGAAGAGTAGCTTTCCATCAACTTCAGCTACTGTCGTTACACTCCCCGGCCTCATCGCTATTTTATTAAAGAGTACATTCGCCTGTAGCCTTTCATAAATAGCTGGTAAATAGTCGTAATCTCCTACTGAAACACCGCCCGTTGTAATTAAAATATCAACCTCATCCATCGCTGATTTAACAGCTGTAAAACATGCATCTAGCTCATCTGCAAGTTGTCCATAGTAACGCACTTTTCCGCCAGCTTTCATAATTTGAGCGGCAATCATATAAGAGTTACTATTTCTAATTTTCCCTGGCTCTAACGCCTCATGCACTTCTAGTAATTCACTTCCTGTCGTTACAATACCGACAACAGGCTGTTTTACAACTTTCACAGCGCTATATCCAAACGTCGCTAATAGTGCGGCAATACCTGGATTGATTACAACACCTTTCTTAACGAGTACTTGATTTTGTTTTATATCTTCTCCTTTAAATGACACATTGTCACCGTTTTGGA
Encoded here:
- the mobB gene encoding molybdopterin-guanine dinucleotide biosynthesis protein B; amino-acid sequence: MAVGKASSILQIVGYQNSGKTTLVEKMVHALAEREIKVATIKHHGHGGFPEVAQKDSERHRKAGAVVSSVEGAGLLSLSSLRDEWSLQEIIRLYEFFEVDTILIEGYKAEEYPKIVLLRSAEDAELLHKVENIAAVITWYDAPSNVREEYKVFHITEEKLYIDWFLQTVRGAK
- the glp gene encoding gephyrin-like molybdotransferase Glp; protein product: MVEKRIPIQVAEAVDRVMKYAKHGEVEEVSITESYGRILGEDVVSDHDVPHFDRSPYDGFAIRAEDTKEASQEQPVEFEVIGEIGAGSIFTEEVGAFQAVRIMTGAAIPEDCNAVVMLELTEGFERNESTYMKLKRPFQNGDNVSFKGEDIKQNQVLVKKGVVINPGIAALLATFGYSAVKVVKQPVVGIVTTGSELLEVHEALEPGKIRNSNSYMIAAQIMKAGGKVRYYGQLADELDACFTAVKSAMDEVDILITTGGVSVGDYDYLPAIYERLQANVLFNKIAMRPGSVTTVAEVDGKLLFGLSGNPSACYVGFELFVHPIMKTYLHAKEPHVYRADAILQKDFPKPNPFTRFVRAKVTIVNGSLQVTPVGLDKSSAVSSLADANAFIVLPGGTRGFEAGMKVSVLLLECSEGSDWPWAKPLQSYK